Proteins from one Nicotiana tabacum cultivar K326 chromosome 23, ASM71507v2, whole genome shotgun sequence genomic window:
- the LOC142177227 gene encoding uncharacterized protein LOC142177227, which produces MSSVVKQLSKGIVFSSNAQKVWIVLKTRFDKVNATKIYHMNMKISSLVQGVSSVSVYFSNLNDLWDKFESLIPEPCDCERSGPFVEFLHQQKLMKLLIGLNDTYVPQRSQILMMHPTPSLNQSYSMIIQEESQRKNSGLTTQGRILGSVPVDIDHTALASANSFNVKPKRNAGLYCDYCKMKVHTREGCYKLIGYPPGFKFTNKKRGSYEQPAVVAHNVTIGEEVHTSMHKNDVLTIQPFTAEQYQQILKLLNKENGPDASTNIAGNCTTDQSPWIIDTGASNHIVSTLYLLSSVYPDLFSGMVKGIGKLKGGLYILNPSTPVTTSASNCVSASVQSNSSALWHQRLGTLGCLCYATKPDFHDKFTPKFVPGVFMGYATTQKGYRIYDTKANKFIVNRDVIFHENVYPFKHPRSKFLATHDPYSTSSPLFPNSDSLPSFTPDHDSISNDIISPPNDPAQSSISPTPSSDPISSPPSTVSHSSSDPPIDPPTDSLLPRKSGRTLKPSIWVSDYIHPHLPSASTSCLYPIHHFASYNHLPDHFQSFLSSFLANIEPTSYSHAIKDDRWIKAMNLEIEALEKNHTWNMVNLPPGKVPIGCK; this is translated from the exons TCGGTGGTGAAGCAGCTTAGCAAGGGAATTGTCTTCTCCTCAAACGCACAGAAAGTCTGGATCGTGTTGAAGACTAGGTTTGATAAGGTAAATGCAACCAAAATTTATCACATGAATATGAAGATTAGCTCATTGGTACAGGGAGTTTCTAGTGTATCAGTATATTTTTCGAATCTGAATGATTTGTGGGATAAATTTGAGTCATTGATTCCGGAACCTTGTGATTGTGAGAGGTCAGGACCATTTGTGGAATTTTTACACCAACAGAAACTTATGAAACTTCTGATAGGATTAAATGATACTTATGTACCACAAAGGAGTCAGATTCTCATGATGCATCCAACACCCTCACTTAATCAATCCTACTCCATGATTATTCAGGAAGAAAGTCAGAGGAAGAACAGTGGTTTGACAACACAGGGTAGAATTTTAGGAAGTGTTCCTGTGGATATTGACCATACTGCATTAGCCTCTGCTAATTCCTTCAATGTAAAGCCTAAGAGAAATGCTGGGTTGTACTGTGACTACTGCAAAATGAAGGTTCATACGAGGGAAGGCTGCTACAAATTGATTGGATATCCACCTGGATTCAAATTCACTAACAAGAAAAGAGGATCATATGAACAACCAGCAGTTGTAGCACATAATGTGACCATTGGAGAGGAAGTTCACACTAGTATGCACAAGAATGATGTTCTAACTATTCAGCCTTTCACTGCTGAACAATACCAACAGATTCTCAAGTTGCTGAACAAGGAGAATGGTCCTGATGCCTCAACCAACATAGCAGGTAACTGTACCACTGACCAAAGTCCATGGATTATTGATACTGGGGCTTCTAATCACATAGTTTCAACCTTATATCTACTATCATCAGTATACCCT GATCTCTTTAGTGGCATGGTGAAAGGGATTGGTAAGCTCAAGGGTGGTCTTTACATCCTCAATCCCTCAACACCTGTTACTACTTCTGCTTCTAATTGTGTGTCTGCTTCAGTCCAGTCAAATTCAAGTGCATTATGGCACCAAAGGCTTGG AACTCTAGGTTGCCTCTGCTATGCCACAAAACCTGACTTTCATGACAAATTTACTCCTAAATTTGTCCCTGGTGTCTTTATGGGCTATGCTACTACTCAAAAGGGGTATAGAATATATGACACTAAAGCCAACAAGTTCATAGTTAATAGGGATGTTATCTTTCATGAAAATGTCTATCCCTTCAAACATCCCAGGAGTAAGTTTCTTGCTACTCATGATCCTTATTCTACTTCTTCTCCTCTCTTTCCCAATTCTGATTCTCTACCATCTTTTACACCTGATCATGATTCCATTTCCAATGACATCATTTCCCCTCCTAATGATCCTGCTCAATCCAGTATTTCACCTACTCCTTCTTCCGATCCTATTTCCTCTCCTCCTTCTACTGTTTCACATAGTTCATCTGATCCTCCTATTGATCCTCCTACTGATTCCTTGTTGCCCAGAAAATCTGGTAGAACACTTAAGCCTTCCATTTGGGTATCTGATTACATTCACCCTCATTTACCTTCAGCTTCTACTTCATGCCTTTACCCTATTCATCACTTTGCTTCTTACAATCATCTTCCTGATCATTTTcaatcttttctttcttctttcttggCAAATATTGAACCTACTTCCTACTCCCATGCCATTAAAGATGATAGGTGGATTAAGGCTATGAACCTTGAGATTGAAGCCTTAGAAAAAAATCACACTTGGAATATGGTTAACTTGCCACCTGGTAAGGTCCCTATAGGCTGCAAATAG